The Prevotella sp. E2-28 genome includes the window TTTACCAAGATGATGAACCCTTGCTATGAGGCAATCGCTCAGGGCTATGGCATCCCCTATGTAGCAGTAGTGGACCGTAAGGATTTGGCAAAGGCCATAGAGCAGATGCTTACTACTGATGGACCGTTTATAATGGAGTGTGCCATCAAGGAAGATGATGACGTACTGCCAATGACGCCTCCTGGTATGAATGTGAATGATATGAAATTGGAGATATAGCGCTTCGCTAAATGATAAATGAAAAATGAAAAATGATGGAAGAGAAGAATAAGCTATATACGTTATTGGTCTACTCTGAGAACGTGGCAGGTATATTGAACCAGATTACGGCTGTTTTCACCCGTCGTCAGGTTAATATTGAAAGTCTGAACGTATCGGCATCCAGTATTCCTGGTGTACATAAATACACCATCACTGCTTGGAGCGATGAGGATCAGATTAACAAGATTACCCGTCAGATAGAGAAGAAGATAGACGTGGTCAAGGCTAACTACTTCACTGATGATCAACTGTTTATCCGCGAGGCTGGCCTTTATAAGCTATCTACAGATAAGGTGCTAGCTAATCCTGAGATATCACGTACAGTACGCCGTTATGACGCGACTATCACTGAGGTGAACCCTACCTATACTATTGTGATGAAGAGTGGTAAGACGGACGAGATTATAGAGCTGTTTCGTGCTCTTGATGCTTATGAGTGTGTATTGCAATATACTCGCTCTGGCCGTATTGCCGTAACACGTGGTATGCATGAACAGGTTAGCGCATTCCTGGAAGAGCGCGAAAAGACAACAAAGGAGTAAACTATGGAAAAAGTAGGAAAATACGAGTTTTTAGCAGAACCGTTTCACTGTGACTTCTCAGGTAAACTCTTTATGGGGCATCTGGGCAATCACATGCTTAATGCAGCCGATTTCCATTCCTCAGCTCGTGGCTTTGGAATGAAATATCTTATGACCATCAAGCGCTCGTGGGTGCTCTCACGTCTGGCTATTGAAATGGAAGAGATGCCTGTGCAATATACGAAATTTAATGTAGAGACATGGGTGGAGAGTGCCATGCGTTTCTTTACCTCACGTAATTTTGCTGTAACAGGTGAAGATGGTAAGGTCTATGGCTACGGACGTTCTATCTGGGCAATGATTGATACAGAAACACGACAGCCTTCTGACCTCTTCTCAATAGATAATGGTGCCATCAACGACTGGATTGTTACAGACAAGCCCTGTCCAATTGACAAGGGTGGACGAGTAAAGATGAGTGACAGTGCAGAACTTATCCATACTATCGACACTTTTTATAATGATGTAGATATCAATGGTCATATCAATTCCGTGAAATACATAGAGCACGTGCTCGACCTCTGGGATCTCGACTGGTATCGCACACATGCCATCAAACGCTTCGAAATAGCCTATGTGGCCGAGGCTCACGCTGGCGATAAACTCTCTTTCTATCAGGAACATACGGCCGAGAATGAGTTCTGCGTCCGCATCGTGCGCACCGATGGTACCGAATGTTGCCGCAGTAAGGTGACATTTATAAAAATATCTTAATTTTTCTGATAAACCTTTGGCGTTTTCAATGAAAATGCCTAATTTCGAACCCACAATTTGATTACCTATAACCTAAAAACTATAATGTATGAAAGTTTATCAGACTAACGAGATTAAAAACATTGCATTGCTTGGCAGTGCGGGTAGCGGCAAGACTACTCTTGCCGAAGCAATGGTTTATGAAGCAGGTATCATCAAACGTCGTGGTACCGTTGAGGGTAAGAACACCATGAGCGATTATTTCCCCGTTGAACAGGAATATGGCTACTCGGTGTTCTCTACTGTTTTTCATGTAGAATGGAATAACAAAAAGCTCAATATTATTGACTGTCCAGGTTCAGATGACTTCGTAGGTGGAGCTATTACCGCTCTGAACGTTACTGATCAGGCTGTTATTCTTATTAATGGTCAGTATGGTCCTGAGGTAGGAACGCAGAATGCTTTCCGCTATACCGACAAACTGCAGAAGCCGGTTATCTTCTTGGTAAATC containing:
- the ilvN gene encoding acetolactate synthase small subunit, yielding MEEKNKLYTLLVYSENVAGILNQITAVFTRRQVNIESLNVSASSIPGVHKYTITAWSDEDQINKITRQIEKKIDVVKANYFTDDQLFIREAGLYKLSTDKVLANPEISRTVRRYDATITEVNPTYTIVMKSGKTDEIIELFRALDAYECVLQYTRSGRIAVTRGMHEQVSAFLEEREKTTKE
- a CDS encoding acyl-[acyl-carrier-protein] thioesterase; the protein is MEKVGKYEFLAEPFHCDFSGKLFMGHLGNHMLNAADFHSSARGFGMKYLMTIKRSWVLSRLAIEMEEMPVQYTKFNVETWVESAMRFFTSRNFAVTGEDGKVYGYGRSIWAMIDTETRQPSDLFSIDNGAINDWIVTDKPCPIDKGGRVKMSDSAELIHTIDTFYNDVDINGHINSVKYIEHVLDLWDLDWYRTHAIKRFEIAYVAEAHAGDKLSFYQEHTAENEFCVRIVRTDGTECCRSKVTFIKIS